The Thermococcus sp. M39 genome window below encodes:
- a CDS encoding tryptophan--tRNA ligase codes for MMAEFKVTPWDVEGMVDYDKLIKEFGTQPLTDELLEKTAVLTKSELPIYFRRRFFFSHRDYDLVLKDYEEGKGFFLYTGRGPSGPMHIGHIIPFFATKWLQEKFGVNLYVQITDDEKFLFKPNLSFEDTKRWAYENILDIIAVGFDPDKTFIFQDSEFTKIYEMAIPIAKKVTYSMAKAVFGFTEQSKIGMIFYPAIQAAPTFFEKRRCLIPAAIDQDPYWRIQRDFAESLGYYKTAALHSKFVPPLTGLEGKMSASKPETAVYLTDDPEEAGKKIWKFALTGGQPTLKEQREKGGNPEKCVVFKWLEIFFEPDDKALLERYHACKSGALTCGECKRYLIKKVQEFLKEHQKRREKAKDEIEKFKYTGKLAQEKWNEAIPEPLRR; via the coding sequence TTGATGGCTGAATTCAAGGTTACACCATGGGATGTCGAAGGAATGGTGGATTACGACAAGCTGATAAAGGAATTCGGAACACAGCCGCTGACAGATGAACTGCTTGAGAAAACAGCCGTGCTAACAAAGAGTGAACTTCCAATTTACTTCAGGAGGAGATTCTTCTTCTCTCACAGAGACTACGACTTAGTCCTTAAAGACTACGAAGAGGGGAAGGGCTTTTTCCTTTACACTGGAAGAGGTCCGAGCGGACCTATGCATATCGGACATATCATTCCTTTCTTCGCAACGAAATGGCTCCAAGAGAAGTTTGGAGTCAATTTGTATGTTCAAATCACAGATGATGAGAAGTTCCTATTTAAGCCAAATCTAAGCTTTGAAGACACCAAGAGATGGGCATATGAAAACATTTTGGACATAATTGCAGTTGGCTTTGATCCAGATAAGACTTTCATATTCCAAGACAGCGAATTCACGAAGATTTACGAAATGGCAATCCCAATAGCAAAGAAAGTGACGTATTCAATGGCAAAAGCTGTTTTTGGCTTCACAGAGCAGAGCAAAATTGGAATGATTTTTTACCCAGCAATTCAAGCTGCTCCAACGTTCTTTGAAAAGAGGAGATGTCTAATTCCAGCTGCTATAGACCAAGACCCGTACTGGAGGATTCAGCGTGACTTTGCCGAGAGCTTGGGTTACTACAAAACTGCCGCACTCCACAGCAAGTTCGTTCCTCCTTTGACGGGATTGGAGGGTAAAATGAGCGCATCAAAGCCCGAAACAGCTGTTTATTTAACAGATGACCCAGAAGAAGCTGGCAAAAAGATCTGGAAGTTTGCCTTAACCGGCGGTCAGCCAACGCTGAAAGAGCAGAGGGAAAAAGGTGGAAATCCGGAGAAGTGCGTTGTCTTCAAATGGCTCGAGATATTCTTTGAACCAGATGATAAGGCTTTGCTTGAGAGATACCACGCATGTAAGAGCGGTGCTCTGACATGTGGAGAATGCAAGCGCTACCTCATAAAGAAAGTTCAGGAGTTCCTTAAAGAGCACCAGAAGAGAAGGGAGAAAGCTAAAGATGAGATTGAGAAGTTTAAATACACTGGAAAATTGGCTCAGGAGAAGTGGAACGAGGCAATCCCAGAGCCTCTGAGGAGGTGA